A window of Roseateles sp. XES5 genomic DNA:
ACGGCCCGCTTTCGCAGTGGAAGGGCCGCCTTTCCGCCGCGCTCGACGGCACCGAAATGCTGCGGGTCGACGGCCGTCACGACCTTGCGACGAGCGGCCTGCATACTCTCACGCTGAAGGGCGGCGGCACGTTCGATGCGCTGATGCCGCCGCAACTGCGTCCGCTCTTTGCCGGCGAGACCGGCATCGACGTGGTTGCCGCCTTCGACGGCACGGACATGCTGCGTATCGAAAAGGGGGCAATCGCGACCGGCGCGATGACGCTCGCCGCATCGGGCACCGTCAGCGCCAGTGGCGCGAACGATCTCGATGTGAAGCTCGCCGGCAAGGACGGCCCGATCGACTTCCGCTGGCCGCTGGCCGAAGGCGATGCCCGCGTGCTTATCGACGGCGCGGATATCGCGCTGACGGGGCAGGCAAGCGCGGCAAAGCTGGAAGCGCATGTCTCGGTGGCGGCCGCGGAGCTGCCCGCCGGCCGCATTGAGACCATCCGCCTGACGGCGACAAGCGATGCCTTCAATGTGGCTGACAGGTCCGGCCGGATCGACGCAACGCTCGAAACCGGCGTGACGGCCTTCGCCAATCCGGATGTCGACCGCGCGGTAAAGGGACCGGCGAAGCTCGTTGCGACGCTGAACGTCTCGCCGGGTGAAATCGTCTTCGATCCCGCGACGCTGGAAAGCGCCAGCATCGGGGGAACGTTGTCGGGACGCTATGGGCTGGAAAGCCGCGAGGCGGATGTCAATTTCCGCCTGTTCGCGCTGCCGGCCGTCCTGCCACCCGCAATGGCCGGCAAGTTCGACACAACCGTCGCCACGGAAGGGCGCCTTAAGCTGGCAAGCGACGGCGGGCTTCAGGTCTCCGGCTTCCAGGTGAAATCCGGCACGCTGGAAGCGGCGGGCGATGTCTCGCTCGGCAAGGGCAATCTGGAAGCCGCACTCACCGGCAAGGTCCTCAACCTTGGCAAGCTGCTCGCCGATGCGGCGGGCGAAGCGGCGTTCGAGCTCTCGGCGACCGGTCCCGTCGAAGGACTCGATGTCTCGGGCAAGATCACGTCGAGCGGCGCGACCCTTTCCGGCCGTACGCTGAGCGACCTCGTCGTGACGCTGAAGGGCAAGGCCGTTGCCGACAGCCCTTCCGGCGAATTGACGGCGACGGGCGCGCTCGACGGGCAGGCGATCAATGTGCGGTCCAGCGTCACGTCGGAAGGCGGGCGCATCTCCGTGCCGGTGCTGGAGGCGGAGATCGGTTCCAACACGCTCAAGGGCTCGCTGGCGCTGGCGCAGAACTTCATGCCCGACGGGACGATCCGTTTCGATTTCCCCGATCTCGGCCTGCTGGCCGCCATGGCGGGTCAGAAGGCGGCCGGCGATCTTTCGGGACAGATCGAGTTTGCGACGGGCAACGGCAAGACGTCGGCAAGCGTGCAGGCATCCGGCTCCGGCATTCGCCGCGATGCGTTGAGCATCGTCAAGCCGGCCGTCGACCTTGCCATTGCCGATCTCGCGACGGCGGCGATCACGGGCACAGTGCGCGCCGAGCGCGTCGCCTCGGGCGAAAACCGGCTCGAGGCCCTGAAGCTCGATTTTTCGCGCGAAGGCCAGGCGACGAGCTTTGACGTGACCGGCCGTCTGGACGGCGCGCCGCTGGTGACGAAGGGCAAGGTGCTGCAGCGCGACGGCGGTCTCGATGTCGCCCTTCAGGCCGTGGAGGCGGCGCCGCGGCGCATTGCGCTGAAGCTGGCCAAGCCGACGACCATCGGCGTCGCCAATGGCGTGGCGACGCTGGATGGTCTGACCATCCAGGCGGGACGCGGTTCCGTGGCGGTTTCCGGCAAGGCGGGTGAGACGCTCGACCTGTCGCTCCGCCTAAACGCGGTGCCGGCGGCGCTGATCAACAATTTCGCCGCCACGCTGGGGGCGGAAGGCGCGATCGGCGGTACGGTGACGGTCAAGGGCAAGGCGGCAGCGCCGGTCGTCGGCTATGCGCTCGACTGGCGCGGCGCGGTGACCAGCCAGACACGGGGCGCGGGCGTCGGCGCGCTGGACATCAATGCCAAGGGCGAATTCGTCAACAACCAGGTGCGGCTGGATACGGTTCTCTCGGGCGCGGGCGGCCTTTCCTTCCGTGGGGGCGGTACGGTCGGCATCGGCGGGGCGACGCCGCTCGGGCTGAAATTCAACGGCACGGTGCCGTTCGGCCTGCTGCAGGGCCAGCTTTCCGCGCAGGGCTTCGTCCTCACCGGCAATGCCAATGTCGATCTTTCCATCGGCGGTACGGCGGGGGCACCCTCCGTCACAGGCAGCATCACGGCGGGTGGTGCGCGCCTTGTCGACGTGCGGCGCAATCTCGCGGTGGAGAATCTCACCATCCGCGTCAACATGGACGGGCGGCAGGCGGTGATCGAGACCGTCTCGGGCAAGCTGGCGAGCGGCGGGCAACTTTCGGCGAGCGGCACGGTCGGCATCGATCCGGCAAGCGGGTTCCCGGTGGACGTGGCGATCAAGCTCGGCAACGTCACCTATGTCGACGGCACGCTGGTGACGGCCAATGTGACGGGAGACCTGACGCTGAAGGGGCCTGTCGCAGGCCTTTCCCTCGGCGGCAAGGTGCATATCAACAAGGCGAACATCACCCTCCCGCAGAAACTGCCGGCCTCGCTTTCCGAGATCGACATCAAGCACCGCAACGCCCCGGCCGACGTCAAGCGCATGACGGCCGATGTGCAGCGGCAGCAGGGCGGCGGGGGCGGCGGGCGCGGTATCGCGCTCGATCTGACCATCACCTCGCCCGGCCAGCTCTTCGTGCGTGGCCGTGGCATCAATGCGGAAATGGGCGGCGATCTGACCATCACCGGAACCTCCGCATCGCCCATCGTGTCCGGCGGTTTCACCCTGGAGCGCGGTCGCATGGAAATCCTGACGCGCCGCCTCGATTTCACCAGTGCCCATATCGGCTTTGCCGGCGGCCTCGTGCCGACGGTCAATCTCGTGGCGGCCAGTACCGCGGGCACCACGGAAATCACCGTGACGGTCGCCGGTCTCGCCAACAATCCGACCGTCACCTTCGCCTCCTCGCCCTCGTTGCCGCAGGACGAGATCCTCGCCCAGCTCATCTTCAACCGCTCGATGTCGAACCTTTCGGCGGTGCAGATCGCCCAGCTTGCCTCGGCCGCCAGCCAGCTTGCCGGCGGCAGCTCGACGGGCCTGCTCGACAGCCTGCGCAGCAAGCTCGGCGTGGACGACCTCGACATCACCACGGATGCGGAGGGCCGCGCTGCCGTCTCCGCTGGCAAGTACCTGAACGAGCGGACCTATATCGAATTGAAGCAGGACCCCGAGACGAACGGCGCGAAAGCCGTGATCAACCTCGATGTCGGCCGCGGCCTGAAGCTGCGCGGCGAGGCCGGCAGCGGGGGCAGCGCCGGCGGGGGCATCTTCTACGAGAAGGAATATTGAGGGGGACCCGGCCTTTTCTGCTTTTCGCGCACTGAACGGCCCGGCGTTTGAAAGATTTTAACCAGGACGTGCATAGGATCGCCCCGAGACGCAGACCAACTGGGAAGACCCTGATGACCTCCATCAAGACGACCGGCTTTGCCGGCGATACGCTCGAAATCATCGCATTTCGCCTGCACGATCAGGAATTCTGCGTGAAGACGACCACGATCCGCGAAATTCGCGGCTGGGCGCCGTCCACGCCGATCCCGCATTCTCCGCCTGACGTCATCGGCGTGATGAACCTGCGCGGCACGGTCATCCCGATCATCGACCTCGCCCACAAGCTCGGCATGAAGAGCACGGAAGCCAACGAGCGCAGCGCCATCGTGGTCGCCGAAGTGCACAGCATGGTCGTCGGCCTCGTCGTCGATCGCGTGTCCGATATCCTCACCATCCGCAGCGAGCAGATCCAGCCGGTGCCGGAAGTGACGACCTCCTTCGACAAGGCCTATGCCGAGGGCATCATCGCCCATGAGAACGGCATGATCTGCTTCCTGAACCTCTCGCGCATGTTCAAGGAGCGCGACATGGAAGACATGGCGGCCTGATCGCCTCCTTCCGACCGTTGAACCATGGAGCCGCCGTGCGAAAGCACGGCGGTTTTTTGTTGCCTGTGGTCGAATGCAACCAATGGGTGATATCCGGGGTGTGGCGCCAAAAGACTGCCTCCCGTTACGTAAGGCATTTAACTCCGTAAGTTGTTGTTATATAAGAAATCTAAAATCTCACCCTTTGATTTTCATCAATTCTTAAGCCTGACTCGCCATTTTGGATTGTATCCGCGGACTTTGATGAAGAAACGCTAAAGCACGCGATGATTGAAATTCAAAAGGCTGGACGATGGTCCGTGCGCGGATCGTGCGTCAGCGTCAACAATCGACGACCGCCACGCCGGCAATCACCCGAGAGCGTGGCCGTCGCACAAAGGGACAGGTCATGCTTTCATTTGCGAAATCCATGGATGCAGGCCATATCATCGACGCGCTGTCGCGCTCGCAGGCCGTGATCCAGTTCGATCTTACCGGCAATATTCTGACCGCCAACGAAAACTTCTGCCGCGCGCTCGGCTACGAATTGAAGGACATCGTCGGCAAGCATCACCGCATCTTCTGCGACGCCGCCTATGTGGCGAGCGAGGAATACCGGCAGTTCTGGGCGCGGCTCGGGCGCGGAGAATACGATTCCTCCAGCTACAAGCGCCTGCGCAAGGATGGCGGCGAAATCTGGATCCAGGCGTCGTACAATCCCGTCTTCCGCGGCGGCAAGCCCTACAAGGTCGTCAAGTTTGCGACCGACATCACCCAGGCCAAGATGCAGGCGACGGAAGATGCGGCCAAGCTCGACGCGATCTCCCGCTCGCAGGCGGTGATCGAGTTCACGCCGGCAGGCGAGATCATCCATGCCAACGAGAATTTCTGTGCGGCCCTCGGCTACGATCTCTCGGAGATTCGCGGCAAACACCACCGCATGTTCTGCGACCAGGCCTATGTGCAGACACAAGCCTATGCGGATTTCTGGAAGGCCCTCGCAGAGGGCCGTTTCATTTCCAACGAGTTCGTGCGCTACGGCAAGGGCGGCAGGGAAATCTGGATCCAGGCGGCCTATAACCCGATCCGCGATATCAATGGCCGGGTCTACAAGGTGGTGAAATTCGCGACCGACGTGACGGAGCGCATGTCGGCGATCAACGCGCTCGGCGGCGCGCTGAAGGCGCTGGCGGAAGGCGACCTCACGCAGAATCTCGGCACCGCCTTCGTTCCGTCGATGGAAATGGTGCGCAAGGATTTCAACGAGGCCGTTGCCGGCCTGCATGAGGCCATGCGCACGGTCGAGACCAATGCCAATGCCATCGCCTCGGGTGCGCAGGAAATCCGCTCGGCGGCGGACGACCTTGCCAAGCGCACCGAGCAGCAGGCGGCTTCCGTCGAGGAAACCGCGGCGGCGCTCGACGAGATCACGACGACGGTGGCCGATTCGAGCCGCCGCGCCGACGAGGCCGGTACGCTGGTCGCCAAGACCCGCACGGGAGCGGAAAAATCCGGCGAGGTCGTCAAGAAGGCCATCGGCGCCATGGGGCAGATCGAGCAGTCTTCCCGCGAGATCTCCAACATCATCGGCGTCATCGACGACATCGCGTTCCAGACCAACCTTCTGGCGCTGAATGCCGGTGTGGAAGCCGCCCGCGCGGGCGAGGCCGGCAAGGGCTTTGCCGTCGTGGCGCAGGAGGTGCGGGAACTGGCGCAGCGCTCGGCAAGCGCCGCCAAGGACATCAAGGCGCTGATCACCACATCCGGCGAGCAGGTGAAGAGCGGCGTGTCGCTGGTCGACGAGACGGGGCGGGCCCTTCAGGAAATCCTCGGCCAGGTGCAGGAGGTGCATACCAATGTCGCGGCGATCGTCGAGGCCTCGCGCGAGCAATCGACCGGCCTTCGCGAGATCAACCAGTCGGTCAATGCGATGGACCAGGCGACGCAGCAGAATGCCGCGATGGTGGAGGAAAGCACGGCGGCGAGCCATGCCATGGCGCGCGAGGCCGATACGCTGCATGCGCTCATCCGCCGCTTCCGGCTTGCCGGCAATGCGCAGCCCGTCCAACGGGCGCCCGCGCCCGCCAATGTCGCACAGCTTCATGCCGTGGCCCGCAGCATGCGGTCGTCGCGCGGCTCCACAGCGCCGGCAGCAGAGAACTGGGAAGAGTTCTGAGCGCAGCGCCATGGCATGAAAACGGCCGGCAGCAATGCCGGCCGTTGGTGTTTCAGGGGATCAGCGCGCCGCGGCGGGCACTTCCGCCGGCGGCGGGCGGTGGATCAGCGGCACGGCCGCCAGAACCAGCGCGTCCAGCCCCTCGCCGTCGTGGTTGTCGACGATGTCGAAAAGCTGCCGGCGCATGCGCGGTTCCCAGAACTTGTTGATGTGCGTCGCCACGCCGCCGGGGCCTTCATTGGCCGGCTGCGAGTGGAAGAAGGTGGCGATCTGGTTCGCCATTCTGACGAGCTTGTTGCCTTCGGACATGGCTGTCTCCTAACCGTTGCCGGCCCTTCTTTCGGGGCCGGAGACGATGCGTTCCGCACCGGTGAAAATCTCGAATTCCTCGCCGCGCACCAGCGCGATCAGCGTCATGCCGGCCTCCTGCGCGGTGCGGATGGCAAGCGCCGTCGGCGCGGAAATGGCGATGATGAAAGGACTGCCGATGACAGCGGTCTTCTGCACCATCTCGACGGAAACGCGGCTCGTCACGACCACCGCTCCCGCGCTGCCTGCATGGCCCGCGCGCCGCGCCGCGCCGACGAGCTTGTCCAGCGCATTGTGCCGCCCGACATCCTCGCGCACGGCGACGAGGCCCGCGGCCGGCACGTAGAAACCGGCGCCATGCACGGCGCGCGTCGCCATGTGAAGGGGCTGCTGGCCGTTCAGCAGGCGCACGGCCTCGACCACGTCGTCTTCGCTCAATGTAAGCGATGACGAACGCACGGACGGCGTCACGCGGACGGCCTGCTCGATGGATTCGATGCCGCAGAGACCGCAGCCGACCGGACCGGCCATGTGGCGGCGACGGGCGGTCAGCGCATCGTTCTGCACGTCGGCAAGGCGGATTTGCAGGTCGATGCCCTTGTCTTCCTGGAGAACGTCGATGGTCTCGATCTCGACGGGGTCGCCGATGATGCCTTCCGTCAGGCTGAAGCCGACGGCGAAGTCCTCGAGATCGGCGGGGGTCGCCATCATCACGGCATGGGTCGAGCCGGCATAGGAGAAGGCGACCGGGGTTTCCTCCGGTACGAAGCGCTCGCCATCCGCGAGCCGCCCGCTGCGGCGGGCGGTCTCAGGAACCTTGATCGATGTCGCGAAATCCGGCACCCGAAAATCCTACTCTGCCGCCTCCAGCTTGCCGGCGATGCGGCGCGACCGCTTCGACAGCTCGTCATATTCGACCTGCCAGTCGGACGGACCGTTGGAGGGCGAGATCTGCACCGCCGTCACCTTGTATTCCGGGCAGTTCGTTGCCCAGTCGGAGAAGTCGGTGGTGATGACGTTCGCCTGGGTCAGCGGGTGATGGAAGGTCGTGTAGACGACGCCCGGCGCGACGCGGTCGGTGATGAGCGCGCGTAGCGTCGTCTCGCCGGCGCGGCTGCCGAGGCGCACCCAGTCGCCGTCGCGGATGCCGCGGTTCTGCGCATCGTGCGGATGGATTTCCAGCCGATCCTCCTCATGCCAGACGACATTGTCGGTGCGGCGGGTCTGGGCGCCGACATTGTACTGGCTGAGAATGCGGCCGGTGGTCAGCAGAAGCGGGAAGCGCGGCCCGGTCTTCTCGTCGGTCGCGACATATTCCGTTCGGATGAATTTGCCCTTGCCGCGCACGAAGCCGTCCGTGTGCATGATCGGCGAGCCGAGCGGATGCTGTTCGTTGCAGGGCCACTGCACCGAGCCGACCTTGTCCAGATAGTCGTAGGAGACGAGGGCGAAGCTTGGTGTCGTCGCTGCGATCTCGTCCATGATCTCGGACGGGTGATTGTAGTTCCAGTCGAGACCCATGGCCTTGGCGAGATTCTGGGTGACTTCCCAGTCGCCATAGCCGTTCTTCGGGGTCATGACGCGGCGCACGCGGTTGATGCGGCGCTCGGCATTGGTGAAGGTGCCGTCCTTCTCGAGGAAGGTCGAGCCCGGCAGGAAGACGTGGGCATAGTTCGCGGTCTCGTTGAGGAACAGGTCCTGCACGACGACGCATTCCATGGCGGCAAGGCCGGCGGAGACGTGTTTGGTATCCGGGTCGGACTGGAGAATATCCTCGCCCTGGATGTAGAGACCCATGAAGGAGCCTTCGACGGCGGCGTCCAGCATGTTGTTGATGCGCAGGCCCGGCTCGTTGTTGAGCGTCACGCCCCAGAGCTTCTCGAAAATCTCGCGCGTGGCGTCATCCGAGATGTGACGGTAGCCCGGCAGTTCGTGCGGGAAGGAGCCCATGTCGCACGAGCCCTGCACGTTGTTCTGGCCGCGCAGCGGATTCACGCCGACGCCCTCGCGGCCGATATTGCCGGTCGCCATGGCGAGGTTGGCGATGGCCATGACGGTCGTCGAGCCCTGGCTGTGCTCGGTGACGCCGAGGCCGTAATAGATCGAGCCGTTGCCGCCGGTGGCGAAGAGGCGGGCCGCGCCGCGCAGCGCTTCGGCCGGCACGCCGGTCAGGGCTTCCGTCTCTTCCGGGCTGTGACGCGGTTCGGCGACGAAGCCGGCCCAGTCCTCGAACTCCGACCAGTCGCAGCGTTCGCGGATGAACTTTTCGTCGAAGAGGCCTTCCGTCACGATGACATGGGCAAGGGCGGTGACGACGGCGACGTTCGTGCCCGGCCGCAGCGGCAGGTGATAGGACGCCTTGACGTGCGGCGAGGAGACGAGGTCGATGCGGCGCGGATCGATGACGATGAGCTTTGCGCCCTGGCGCAGGCGCTTCTTGAGGCGCGAGCCGAAGACGGGGTGGGCATCGGTGGGGTTGGCGCCGATGATGATGACGACGTCGGTATGTTCGACGCTGTCGAAATCCTGCGTGCCGGCCGAGGTGCCGAAGGCCTGGCCGAGGCCGTAGCCGGTCGGCGAATGGCAGACGCGGGCGCAGGTATCGACATTGTTGTTGCCGAAGCCGGCGCGGATGAGCTTCTGGACGAGATAGGTTTCCTCGTTCGTGCAGCGGGACGAGGTGATGCCGCCGACGGAATCACGGCCGTACTGATACTGGATGCGGCGGAATTCGGCGGCCACATGGGCATAGGCCTCTTCCCAGGTCACTTCCCGCCACGGATCGGAGATCTTCTCGCGGATCATCGGATTGAGGATGCGCTCGCGGTGGGTCGAGTAGCCATAGGCGAAGCGGCCCTTGACGCAGGAATGGCCGCGGTTCGCCTGTCCGTCCTTCCACGGCACCATGCGCACCAGTTCCTCGCCGCGCATTTCCGCCTTGAAGGAGCAGCCGACGCCGCAATAGGCGCAGGTGGTGACGACGGAATGTTCCGGCTGGCCGATCTCGATGACCGACTTTTCGGTGAGCGTTGCCGTCGGGCAGGCCTGCACGCAGGCCCCGCAGGAAACGCATTCCGAATCGAGGAAATGTTCGTGCATGCCGGGAGAAACGCGGCTGTCGAAGCCACGGCCCTCGATGGTCAGTGCGAAGGTGCCCTGCACCTCTTCGCAGGCGCGCACGCAGCGCGAGCAGACGATGCACTTGGAGGGGTCGTAGGTGAAGTAGGGGTTCGATTCGTCCTTCGGCATCCAGCGGGCATTGGTCTCGCCGTTGTTGCGGGCCTTGACGTGGTTGTCGCCTTCGTAACCGTAGCGCACATCGCGGAGGCCCACGGCGCCGGCCATGTCCTGCAGCTCGCAGTCGCCGTTCGCCGCGCAGGTCAGGCAATCGAGCGGATGGTCGGAGATGTAGAGCTCCATCACGCCCTTGCGGATGTCCTTCAGGCGGCCCGTCTGGGTGTGCACGACGAGGCCGGGCGCGACCGGCGTGGTGCAGGAGGCGGGCGTACCGTTGCGGCCCTCGATCTCGACGAGACAGAGGCGGCAGGAGCCGAAGGCGTCGACCATGTCGGTGGCGCAGAGCTTCGGCACCTGGATGCCGGCCTCCATGGAGGCGCGCATGATGGACGTGCCCTCGGGGACGGTGATCTCGTTCCCGTCGATGGTGAGCGTCACCATCTTTTCCGAACGGGAGGCGGGCGTGCCGAAGTCGATTTCAGGAACGAGGGGCATGGGAACCTCCAAGGCAATTCTGCGCCGCTGACAGCGGCGACTTGGGTTCAATTCTCAGGCTTTCGTCTCGGCGAGCGTCGCCGCGACGAGCGCGTTGGCATGGCCATGGCCGAGACCGTGCGTTTCCTTGAGGAACGCGACGATCTGCATATGCGCCTTGCCATCCTGCGCGCGGATGATGTCTTTCCAGTGCTCTATCGGCTGACCGTAGGTCTTCTCGATGGACGGGAAGTAGGATGCCGGTCCCTTGACCTTTTCCGTTTCGCTCATTCCGCGGCCTCCGCAATCGGCGCCGGGGAAAAGTCTTCCGGGAAATGCGTCATGGCGCTCATGACCGGATAGGGCGTGAAGCCGCCGAGAGCGCAGAGCGAGCCGAACTTCATCGTGTTGCAGAGGTCGGTCAGCAATTCGCGGTTCTTCTCCGGCTCGATGCCCCGGGCGATCTTGTCGGCCGTCTCGACGCCGCGCGTCGAGCCGATGCGGCAGGGCGTGCACTTGCCGCAGCTTTCGACGGCGCAGAACTCCATGGCGAAGCGCGCCTGTTTCAGCATGTCGACGGTGTCGTCGAAGACGGTGATGCCGGCATGGCCGATAAGGCCGTCTTTGGCGGCGAAGGCCTCGTAGTCGAACGGCGTGTCGAACAATGCGCGCGGGAAATAGGCGCCGAGCGGGCCGCCGACCTGCACGGCGCGGACCGGGCGGCCGGAGGCCGTGCCGCCGCCGATGTCATCGACGATCTCGCCGAGCGTCAGGCCGAAGGCGGTCTCGTAAAGACCACCATGCCTGACATTGCCGGCGATCTGGATGGGGATCGTGCCGCGCGAGCGGCCCATGCCGAAGTCGCGGTAGTAGTCCGCGCCCTTGTCCATGACGACAGGCACGGAGGCGAGCGAGATGACGTTGTTGACGACGGTCGGGCGGCCGAGGAAGCCTTGCAGGGCCGGCAGCGGCGGCTTGGCGCGCACGACGCCACGCTTGCCTTCGAGGCTGTTGAGCAGCGCAGTTTCCTCGCCGCAGACATAGGCGCCCGCTCCGGTGCGGATTTCCATGTCGAAGGCCTTGCCGGAGCCGAGCACGGACGGGCCGAGCACCCCGGCGGCACGCGCGACCTCGACGGCCTCGGTCATGACGGCGATGGCATGCGGATATTCCGAGCGGGTGTAGACGTAGCCCTTGGTCGCGCCCGTCGCGAGGCCGGCAATCGCCATGCCTTCGATCAGCACGAAGGGGTCGCCCTCCATGATCATGCGGTCGGCGAAGGTGCCGCTGTCGCCCTCGTCGGCATTGCAGACGATGTATTTCTGCGGGCCCGGGGCGTCGAGCACGGTCTTCCACTTGATGCCCGTCGGAAAGCCCGCGCCGCCGCGGCCGCGCAGGCCGCTGTCGGTGACCTGCTTGACGACATCGGCCGGAGCCATGGCGATGGCCGTTTCCAGGCCCTTCAGGCCGCCATGGGCCTTGTAGTCTTCCAGCGAGACGGGATCGATGACGCCGCAACGGGCGAAGGTGAGGCGGGTCTGGTTCTTGAGGAACGGAATGTCTTCCGTTGCCCCAAGACAGAGCGCATGGCTCTTGCCGTCCAGAAGGCCGGCATCGAGCAGGCCCGCAACGTCGGACGGTTTTACCGGACCATAGGCGATGCGGCCTTCGGCGGTCTCGACCTCGACCAGCGGTTCCAGCCAGTGCATGCCGCGCGAACCGTTGCGCACGATGGTGATATCGAGCTTGCGGGCATCGGCTTCGGCAGCGAGCGCCCTGGCGACGCGGTCGGCACCGAGGGCGAGTGCGGCGGCATCGCGGGGAATGTAGATGCGTGCGGTCATCGGCGTGCCTCCGCAATGAGTTCCTGCGCAAGGTCGGCATCAATCCGTCCATGCACCTCGCCGTCGAACATGGCGGCAGGGGCGCAGGAACAGAGGCCGAGACAGTAGACGGGTTCGAGTGTCACGGCCCCATCCAGCGTCGTCTGGTGGAAATCGATGCCGAGCAGGGTCTTGATGCGCTCGGCGACCGCGTCCCCGCCCATCGACTGGCAGGCCTCGGCGCGACAGAGCTTCAGCACATGGCGCCCGGTGGGGTGGTCGCGGTAGTCGTGGTAGAAGGAAACGACGCCGTGCACTTCGGCGCGCGACAGGTTCAGTTCGCGCGCGATGACCGGCAGGCTTTCCTGCGGCACATAGCCGAATTCGGCCTGGATTTCGTGCAGGATGGGAAGAAGCGGCCCTTCGAGCCCCTTCAGCGCGGCGACGATGGCCAGCGTTCTTGCTCCGACATCGCTGCCGGTGACGTGCACGTTCATGGTCAGGCCTCCCAACCGACGCGAATGAACCGCAGGGAGATCAAGGGTTCCGGCGCGCCGATGCGATTGAAATTCCTCGGCGAAGACCGAACCCTTCCGACCTCCGCGACTATTCTAGCAGCTTCTCAGGTGGGAGACGACGGGTCAATAAAGCAGTCTCGTCGGGCAATAGAAAATTTCTATCAATCCATTCCACGCTCGGCCAGGATGCGGGCTTCATGCAACAGGGCGGAGACCAGAGGCGTGAACGGTTCGCGGTGCGTGGCAACGAGGCCGACCGTGTGTTTCGGATTGGGCTCGACGAGGGAAACTATACTCAATTCCTCATGAAATCCGAAGGATCGGGCGACATTGCTGGGCATGATGCTGCTCCAGCGTCCCGTGCGCACATGGGAAAGCAGCACGATCATCGAGTTGGATTCGAGCGACGGCTGGATGGTGATGCCGGCATCGGTGAAGTGGCGGTTGATGATACGGCGGTTCTGCATATCGGCGGTCAATAGGCAAAGCCTAACGCTGCCGGCCTCCTGCCAGGTCACGCTTTCGCGATCCGAAAAGGGGCCGCCCTTGGCGGTGATGAGACAGTAGTGCTCATGCAGCAGCGGCACACTTGTCACACGCCCGAGCGGCTCGTTTTCCAGATAGGTGAGACCCGCGTCGATCTCGAGATTTTCGAGGAGGCCGAGGATCTTGATCGAGGTGGTCGAGACGATGGAAAAGGTGACGTCCGGGTGCTTTTCCTGGAACGGGCCGGTGATGCGCGGCACCATGGCGAGCGTCGTCGGAATGGCGGCGAGGCGGATATGGCCGGAAAGGCCCCTGCGCGCGGCGCGCATCTCTTCGCGCATGGTGCGCGTGTCGCCGACGATGCGGCGCGCCCATTCCAGCACGCGCTGGCCCTCCGGCGTCAGGCCC
This region includes:
- a CDS encoding chemotaxis protein CheW: MTSIKTTGFAGDTLEIIAFRLHDQEFCVKTTTIREIRGWAPSTPIPHSPPDVIGVMNLRGTVIPIIDLAHKLGMKSTEANERSAIVVAEVHSMVVGLVVDRVSDILTIRSEQIQPVPEVTTSFDKAYAEGIIAHENGMICFLNLSRMFKERDMEDMAA
- a CDS encoding formate dehydrogenase subunit delta, encoding MSEGNKLVRMANQIATFFHSQPANEGPGGVATHINKFWEPRMRRQLFDIVDNHDGEGLDALVLAAVPLIHRPPPAEVPAAAR
- a CDS encoding translocation/assembly module TamB domain-containing protein, which encodes MNRLSRILRATLRYLGYGLVVLIVLLVAMLGFVGFTDTGARMAVSYAQKIAAASGQVIAISEPSGLLTGKLRAKTITLGDETGTYAEIRDLAVDWSPLRLLAFSFEAERVSASSISLTRLPKSKPDAETSDKPFTLPVEVHVNSLAIPELFVSGAVAGRDQRLVVSGRGDATAASVAVKLSASEKARPDARVAADIVFNPAENVLRLEADVTEPEGGVLAGLLKLPNNPAVAIRLTGDGPLSQWKGRLSAALDGTEMLRVDGRHDLATSGLHTLTLKGGGTFDALMPPQLRPLFAGETGIDVVAAFDGTDMLRIEKGAIATGAMTLAASGTVSASGANDLDVKLAGKDGPIDFRWPLAEGDARVLIDGADIALTGQASAAKLEAHVSVAAAELPAGRIETIRLTATSDAFNVADRSGRIDATLETGVTAFANPDVDRAVKGPAKLVATLNVSPGEIVFDPATLESASIGGTLSGRYGLESREADVNFRLFALPAVLPPAMAGKFDTTVATEGRLKLASDGGLQVSGFQVKSGTLEAAGDVSLGKGNLEAALTGKVLNLGKLLADAAGEAAFELSATGPVEGLDVSGKITSSGATLSGRTLSDLVVTLKGKAVADSPSGELTATGALDGQAINVRSSVTSEGGRISVPVLEAEIGSNTLKGSLALAQNFMPDGTIRFDFPDLGLLAAMAGQKAAGDLSGQIEFATGNGKTSASVQASGSGIRRDALSIVKPAVDLAIADLATAAITGTVRAERVASGENRLEALKLDFSREGQATSFDVTGRLDGAPLVTKGKVLQRDGGLDVALQAVEAAPRRIALKLAKPTTIGVANGVATLDGLTIQAGRGSVAVSGKAGETLDLSLRLNAVPAALINNFAATLGAEGAIGGTVTVKGKAAAPVVGYALDWRGAVTSQTRGAGVGALDINAKGEFVNNQVRLDTVLSGAGGLSFRGGGTVGIGGATPLGLKFNGTVPFGLLQGQLSAQGFVLTGNANVDLSIGGTAGAPSVTGSITAGGARLVDVRRNLAVENLTIRVNMDGRQAVIETVSGKLASGGQLSASGTVGIDPASGFPVDVAIKLGNVTYVDGTLVTANVTGDLTLKGPVAGLSLGGKVHINKANITLPQKLPASLSEIDIKHRNAPADVKRMTADVQRQQGGGGGGRGIALDLTITSPGQLFVRGRGINAEMGGDLTITGTSASPIVSGGFTLERGRMEILTRRLDFTSAHIGFAGGLVPTVNLVAASTAGTTEITVTVAGLANNPTVTFASSPSLPQDEILAQLIFNRSMSNLSAVQIAQLASAASQLAGGSSTGLLDSLRSKLGVDDLDITTDAEGRAAVSAGKYLNERTYIELKQDPETNGAKAVINLDVGRGLKLRGEAGSGGSAGGGIFYEKEY
- a CDS encoding PAS domain-containing methyl-accepting chemotaxis protein, with the translated sequence MLSFAKSMDAGHIIDALSRSQAVIQFDLTGNILTANENFCRALGYELKDIVGKHHRIFCDAAYVASEEYRQFWARLGRGEYDSSSYKRLRKDGGEIWIQASYNPVFRGGKPYKVVKFATDITQAKMQATEDAAKLDAISRSQAVIEFTPAGEIIHANENFCAALGYDLSEIRGKHHRMFCDQAYVQTQAYADFWKALAEGRFISNEFVRYGKGGREIWIQAAYNPIRDINGRVYKVVKFATDVTERMSAINALGGALKALAEGDLTQNLGTAFVPSMEMVRKDFNEAVAGLHEAMRTVETNANAIASGAQEIRSAADDLAKRTEQQAASVEETAAALDEITTTVADSSRRADEAGTLVAKTRTGAEKSGEVVKKAIGAMGQIEQSSREISNIIGVIDDIAFQTNLLALNAGVEAARAGEAGKGFAVVAQEVRELAQRSASAAKDIKALITTSGEQVKSGVSLVDETGRALQEILGQVQEVHTNVAAIVEASREQSTGLREINQSVNAMDQATQQNAAMVEESTAASHAMAREADTLHALIRRFRLAGNAQPVQRAPAPANVAQLHAVARSMRSSRGSTAPAAENWEEF